Within the Arachis duranensis cultivar V14167 chromosome 10, aradu.V14167.gnm2.J7QH, whole genome shotgun sequence genome, the region AACCTAATAACAGATATAGAAGATACAGTGAATGAAAATCCTGAGAGCAAAAATTTAAAGGCTGAGCTAAGGAGAGCTATGAAAATAGCAATAGAAGGCTAGAGAATAATGACGAAGGAGTTAGCCAAGCCAACCAAACTCACCCATCGGAGGTGCCAGAAGAAAGCAATATTGTTGTTCAGGACCATGAACTATTGGAGGAAGATCAAGATAACCCAGTAAGCTCCAACGCACAAGCTGTATAGGTAGTGAAGATCTTAACACGAGCAAGGAAACAAAGCACGGAGCAACGAAAGACAGAAGCAGAACCATATCAGAATCAAACAAAATCAGTCAATCACTGtaaaaactaaaattcaaaatagaaattaaagacAATAGAACTACAAATTATCAATCCTAAACCACAGACAACaataattgaagaagaaaaatgaaaaatcagtaaatcacaaattcaaaattattaattaacaatatTCAACCATTATTCAACCTATTATTCAACCTAGGAATTCATAGATTAATTAACAATTATTCAACCCATAAGGCCATAACAAGTTCAGAGATTATTCAACAATAATTATTCAacaattattgttaaaaaaatagtaaaatacctAGAAGAACAGAGCTGGCGACGGAGGCATGAACAGAACTGGCGACGGAGACAGGAACAGAGATTGCGACGGAGGAACAAAGCTACGCGACGGAGGCAGGAGGCGAGCCCAGCGACTGTGCTTCTACTGCTGAGAGTCTGAGACGTTAGCTGAGTGAGGGACCGAGTGAGCTTCGAAGCTCCAACCGGCGACGGCGTCAGGAGCAGTCCGGCGGCTGAGCGAAAGGGAGGGATTGAACTCGCCGGTGTTGAGAGGAACGGCCAGCTCGAGGGTGATGGGAGGGACGAGAGAGGGAGTGT harbors:
- the LOC107468220 gene encoding uncharacterized protein LOC107468220 — protein: MEWRNVTPTLPTLTPFNSPTVQHTLPLSSLPSPSSWPFLSTPASSIPPFRSAAGLLLTPSPVGASKLTRSLTQLTSQTLSSRSTVAGLASCLRRVALFLRRNLCSCLRRQFCSCLRRQLCSSRSSLPIQLVRWSLLGYLDLPPIVHGPEQQYCFLLAPPMGMNKRPARSNLYEICAANHWRPPLFECYKQDGPCHQIMFTFKVTIEIEDASRNIIECYGAPRRKKKTAADDAAEGALWYLKNIGYEMKNQ